In one Bombyx mori chromosome 22, ASM3026992v2 genomic region, the following are encoded:
- the DnaJ-19 gene encoding uncharacterized protein LOC101738661, producing MGGQKFEYDESGSTFFYFVLSFLALILVPATFYYWPKKRKEDPAKLAERCQCPNCVSKQLIIEQSQPYKSVKNFFVKLAIVSGWVLLGFLAYKVSQFDYEMSNFDPYEILGLPPGATQAEIKKSYRKQSLVLHPDKETGDEKAFMRLTKAYQALTDDEARRNWEKYGNPDGPGAMSFGIALPSWIVEKENSVWVLGLYALVFMVALPTAVGTWWYRSIRFSGEQVLLDTTQMYFYFCHKTPSMPLKRALMILAASCEFDKRHNSEIIERITDNEEVPSLLRELPNLGEKNKEQPLCRPYSIKARAILHAHLSRMRLPPTTLEVDRRYIVSRCPDLIVELVNCVNQLIALAYARRIPRLPTIETIENCMKLSPMIVQGLWEYKSPLLQLPYITEDHLKYFTNRKKHIKSLLQLAQLPGEERRQLLRFLNDKQYDDLIKVLGNTPYIHFQVNTEVIDDENSTVVTAGAIVTVTVFLRRTNMKELFGDTTIKEKENIKEEEEGAGENAEKGENGKTEKKETFKRPVWMKQAKKQAPKKAKKAVASKQQAKQQAQPAAPAAAATPAAPAPPADEKSQKKVKEPKKKDDDGEDSDVGSSDELGSHSSSEDESRDKSTGGDEDDDDQWEKFQKRLQKRERLEGRSKSSHPVHCPYFPQEKQEYWWCYICDRKSHTLLTAPAHVTALVDTHELQLRFTAPRWPGLYTLACCLRSDSYIGMDQQQDMKLDVKEAAAVPAEHPQWDLSDSDTDNNDQGGNESEFTTDDEVEED from the exons ATGGGCGGTCAAAAATTCGAATATGACGAAAGTGGATCTacattcttttattttgttttatcatttCTTGCATTAATATTAGTACCagctacattttattattggcCTAAAAAACGAAAAGAAG ATCCTGCAAAATTAGCCGAAAGATGTCAGTGTCCAAATTGTGTTAGCAAACAACTAATCATAGAACAATCGCAGCCTTACAAAAGCGTGAAAAATTTCTTTGTGAAACTTGCTATAGTATCTGGATGGGTGCTACTTGGATTTCTGGCATACAAGGTCTCACAGTTTGATTATGAGATGTCAAACTTTGATCCGTATGAAATTTTGGGCCTACCTCCTGGTGCAACTCAGGCTGAAATAAAGAAATCATATCGTAAACAGTCTCTAGTTTTGCATCCTGACAAAGAAACTGGTGACGAGAAGGCTTTCATGAGGCTCACAAAGGCATACCag gctCTTACAGATGATGAAGCGAGACGTAATTGGGAAAAATATGGTAACCCTGATGGACCTGGAGCAATGAGCTTTGGCATCGCTTTACCTAGTTGGATTGTCGAAAAGGAGAACAGTGTTTGGGTATTAGGCTTATATGCCTTAGTATTTATGGTTGCACTTCCAACAGCT GTTGGCACTTGGTGGTATCGTTCAATTAGATTCTCTGGGGAACAAGTATTGTTGGATACAACACAAATGtacttttatttttgtcataAGACTCCTTCCATGCCCCTTAAGAGAGCACTTATGATATTAGCTGCTTCATGTGAATTTGATAAAAGACACAATTCTGAAATTATCGAGAGGATTACTGACAATGAAGAAGTCCCTAGT CTTCTTCGGGAGTTACCGAATCTTGGCGAGAAAAACAAAGAGCAGCCTCTTTGTCGTCCTTACAGCATCAAGGCTCGTGCGATACTGCACGCTCACCTGTCCCGCATGCGCCTTCCACCTACTACCCTGGAAGTCGATCGTCGCTACATAGTATCCCGTTGCCCTGACCTCATCGTAGAATTGGTGAACTGCGTCAATCAACTTATTGCTCTCGCTTATGCACGAAGAA TACCTCGTCTACCAACTATCGAAACTATCGAAAACTGCATGAAGCTATCCCCGATGATAGTCCAGGGTCTGTGGGAGTATAAATCGCCTTTACTCCAACTACCTTACATAACCGAAGATCATCTCAAGTACTTTACGAATCGCAAGAAACACATCAAGTCCCTGTTACAATTGGCACAGCTCCCTGGAGAAGAAAGACGACAGTTACTCCGGTTCCTGAATGACAAACAATACGATGACCTCATCAAAGTATTGGGAAATACTCCTTATATACATTTCCAAGTAAATACAGAAG TGATTGACGATGAAAATTCAACAGTTGTGACTGCTGGTGCTATAGTGACCGTCACAGTTTTCTTAAGGCGTACAAATATGAAGGAACTCTTTGGGGATACTACtattaaagaaaaagaaaatattaa ggaagaagaagaaggggcAGGTGAAAACGCAGAAAAAGGGGAGAACGGTAAAACCGAGAAGAAGGAAACTTTCAAGAGGCCGGTGTGGATGAAACAGGCTAAGAAACAAGCACCGAAAAAGGCTAAGAAGGCGGTCGCGAGCAAACAGCAGGCTAAACAGCAGGCGCAAcccgccgcccccgccgccgccgccacccCCGCCGcacccgcgccccccgccgacGAGAAGAGCCAGAAGAAAGTTAAGGAACCAAAGAAAAAGGATGATGACG gCGAGGACTCTGACGTGGGTAGTTCGGACGAGCTGGGGTCGCACAGCTCGTCAGAGGACGAGTCCCGCGACAAGTCGACGGGCGGCGATGAAGATGACGACGACCAGTGGGAGAAGTTCCAGAAGAGACTGCAGAAACGGGAACGACTCGAGGGACGATCGAAGAGCTCGCACCCGGTACACTGTCCGTACTTCCCGCAG GAGAAGCAGGAGTACTGGTGGTGCTACATCTGCGACCGCAAGTCGCACACGCTGCTGACGGCGCCCGCGCACGTGACTGCGCTGGTGGACACGCACGAGTTGCAGCTGCGCTTCACGGCGCCGCGCTGGCCCGGCCTCTACACGCTCGCCTGCTGTCTGCGCTCCG
- the LOC101738886 gene encoding iron-sulfur cluster assembly 1 homolog, mitochondrial yields MTTKIIASATVRAVKKRILPSRAALVLTPSAVKKVKEIMQKEEAKGYVGLKVGVRQRGCNGLSYTLDYAKTKEKLDEEVKQDGVTIIIDKKAQLTLLGTEMDYVEDKLSAEFVFNNPNIKGTCGCGESFSI; encoded by the exons aTGACCACAAAAATTATAGCTAGTGCAACGGTACGGGCTGTAAAGAAACGAATATTGCCTTCGAGAGCTGCTTTGGTACTAACACCGTCAGCTGTGAAAAAGGTTAAAGAAATAATGCAGAAAGAAGAGGCAAAAGGTTATGTCGGTTTAAAAGTTGGAGTACGACAAAGAGGTTGCAATGGTTTATCATATACGTTAGATTACGCGAAGACCAAAGAAAAATTAGACGAAGAAGTAAAACAAGACGGTGTTACAATCATAATAGACAAAAAGGCACAGCTTACTTTATTAG GCACAGAAATGGATTATGTGGAAGACAAGCTATCTGCAGAGTTTGTATTCAATAATCCCAATATCAAAGGCACTTGTGGCTGTGGAGAATCATTTAGTATATAA